GGCGATCTCCGGCGTGACCACGCAGTTGCTCGCCTCGGCACCCCGCGCGGTGTTGGTGATCCAGTGCCCGGAGCGGCGGTAGATGGCGCAGATCGTCTCGTCGCCGACGACGAAGGCGCGGATGTCCCGCCCCGGCTTGCGCACGTACTCCTGGATGTAGAAGGTGCCGTGGTGGAACGCCCCGAGAGACTCCTTGTGCTCCAGCAACGCCTCGGCCGCGGCACGGTTGTTGACCCTGGCCAGGAGCCGTCCCCAGGAGCCGACGGGCGGCTTGAGCACAACCGGGTAGCCCAGCGACTCGATCGCCTCCAACGCTGCCTCGGGCGTGTAGGCGACCAGCAGGCGCGGCTGCGGCAGCCCGGCGCAGGCGATCGCGGCCGAGGTGCGCAGCTTGTCGTTGCAGAGCGCCACTACCTCAGACCGGTTGAGCGTCGGGATGCCCCACCCTTCGGCGATCGCCAGGGTGTGCAGGGTCCGCTGCTGGCTGACGCTGCGCCCGATCACGACATCGTAGTCCCAGGGCTGGCCGGTGAGGTCGACCACAGCACGACGATCGTCGATACGGGCGACTTCGATGCCGCGGCGCGCGAACTCGGCGAAAAGCAGTCGCTCCTCAGCCCGCAGCGGGCCGTGGACGACCGCGACGCGTGGCGCCTGCGGCGCGTTGGGGATCGGTGAAGACATCGGTCCGTTCTCCTCTTCGGTCAGGTTCCGCTCCAAAGACGACAGACACGGGCAGCGCCGACGGTTTGCACCGCAGCGAGCGCCGGGCCTGTTTGGCTTTGGAGCCGGCGAGAACGGACCATGGTTTGAGGGCGTCCGAGGAGGACCCGGCGCGGCGCGCCGGCAGGAGAGCCACGGTGTTCCGGACGATGTTGTCCATGTGATCGCGCATCTCTGCCTCTCTCGGACGGGCCGGGACGCTCCCGGCATGGTACGAATACGAACTCGATCGACGGCGACACCGGCGAGGCGCGGGGAAACAAAAAACCGCCGCCCCGGCTGGGGACGAGCGGTGTCCGACTCGTGGTACCACCCCACTTCGCCGTGCCCTCGCGGGTCACGGCCTCAACCCGTGCCGATACCTCGACACGGCCGGTTCGCTAACGGGAACCGCTCCCGTCGCCGCCTACTAGGAGGGGCAGCGCCCGCTCCGTTGGGGGCGAGGCTCCGAGGGCTTCTTCGCCGGCATTCCCGATCCCGCTTCTCAGCGCCCGCGGTTCTCTGTCTCGTTCCTGCCGGTTACTCGTCCTCATCAACGCCGGTGCGCGCTCAGTTGTCCGCGGCAGACGGTAGCACAGGGGGCAGCGAGAATCAAGGGTGCTTCATGCGACCGCCATGCGTACGCTTCGTGGGTTGCTTGCTCTCACCGCCCGCAAGCTCTCGCGCCCCTACGAGGACCGACACCCCGCATCCTCACACAGCACTACAACCGGTGCGTGCACGGATGACCTCAGCGATCTCCAGAGCGATCTCATCTATGGTGTGCGCAGAGGAGGGAGTGCGCCGGGAAGAACACGGACACTTGAACGCACAGTACCGCGGAGGCCGTTCAGATCGACGGTAACGTACCAACGCCCCGACCGAGGGATCTGAAGGAGAACAGGCGAGCGCGTCACCAGACCACCAATGTACCGATGCCGTTGATGAGCCCGGTACCGACTGAAGTTGAGCGAGTCGAGAAGCCTGACATTTGCTGCACTGCCAGACAGGGTGACTTCGACGATCTCTCCTCGAGATCGGTGCCCGAGGTCGTAGTAGTTGAACCGCATAGACGCCAACCCCTTTCACGCCAGTCAACGTACGTACAGCTTACCAGAATGATACCACAACATGTAGTGTTATCAAGGATATGGGACAGCCATATCTTGTGACTCATAGTCACATCACCCAAACGACCAGGGTTGCTCTGAACATCATGTCCCACAGGTGCTGCAACAGCGGGATCGGCCCCGTCGCACTAGGGCAGCACGAAGAATGCTTCGTGGATCACGGGTTGCCTCTTGCTATGGGAGCTGTGCAGGGCTATCAGGGAGCGGTGCGATCTATGCAGTGCGCGAAACCACACGAAGAGGCGATCCCGGGCGGTCCCGTGAAGACCGCCCGGGATAACGCCCGCCTAGAAGCTGACCAGTGGGCTGCCGGTCAACTGTGAGACGGCGAAGTTGATGAAGAAGAAGCCGAAGAAGAGGACGTTGAGCATCAGGATCACGTAGGACCACCAGCGCATGCGGGCGGGGCCGGGCAGCTTGCTGTTCAGGTACATCAGCAAGAACGGGTAGATGAGCGCCCCCAGGTTCGCCATGTTGGCCGAGATCAGCACCAGCCCGACCGGCAGTGCCACGAAGAGGATGATGCCGATCACGACCGCCAGCACCGCCATGTACGGGTAGTAGAAGCGGCGCGGGTCGCCCGCAAGGAACTGGCGGAACCGCTCGCTGGTGCCGTAGAGTCCGTCGGCCACGTTGCGCACCAGGCCCTCGTAGATGCCGATCTGGGTGCTGAACAGGACGAAGAAGCCCATCAGCAGCGCCCAGTAGTAGAAGAATGAGCCGTAGTGGCGCGAGAGGACGTCGGCCGCGTAGGTCGGCATCGTCTCGCGGGTCGGCGCGGCCTCACCGGGCAGCCCGGCCAGGTGCGACACCAGCAACGTAGTTAGGAAGATGCCGATGAGCGCCCCGCCGAAGAAGACCACCCACTGGTCGAGCATCAGCAGGCGGAACCAGCGCTTCCAGCGCCGCTCGTTCTCCGGCGTGTCGGGGAAGGTCTTCCCGACTGGGGCGATTTCTTCCTGCCGGCCGCCGATCAGGCCGGAGATGAACCCGACCCGGTAGCCCATGCCGTAGCCGTGGTCGCGGTAGTAGTTCATCGCGTACCAGTTGAGGCCGGACGAGAGCGCGGTGTAGCCGACGATCCCGCCGATGACGGTCGCATCGACGCCGGACGGCGGTAGGGCGGGCGTGACCAGCCCCCGCAGGGCCGCGGCCCAGGTCGAGAAGGGCACGACAATCAGGTCCACGATGAGCAGGGTCACGACGATGAAGCCGACGATGACCCAGTTGACCAGCTCGAGCGTGCGGGCGATCTTGCGCCCAACGAGGGTGATCGCCAGCACCAGGAGCATCAGCCCGAAGGCCAGGAAGCGGGCGGTCGTGCGCTCGCTCGGGGTATCGACCAGATCGCCGGTGAAGAGCACATAGAGGCTCTCGCCTGCCCCGGCAGCCCAGCCGCCCCAGATGTTGGCCATGTAGAGGATCGCCAGTGAGATCGCCACCCAGAATATGGCGCCCGGAGCCACGCGCGCGAACCCCAGGATCGGCACCTCACCGGTGGCCATGATGTAGCGGCTGACCTCCATGTTGTAGAACGTCTGCAGGACAGCCGAGATCAGGATGATCCAACCAATGCCGACGAAACCGTAGGACGCCACGCCGAGGGGAGCCAGCAGCCACTCGCCACTACCGATCGAGATGCCGAGCGCGATCAGGCTCGGGCCGATGACATGGGTGATGGCCTGCTTCGGGCCGATGTGCGGAACTTTGAAGACCTCTTCCGGTTCAGGCAGGTCGTCAACGTCAAGCGGTGGCCTGGTATGGCCCAACGGATACCCCTTTGGGGAGGCAATGCTTGCCTCTTCGGCAATCGTCATACGCCACCTCCGGGTGATGTCAGAGCCATCAATCGAACGTCCCGGGAGTAGTCACATCCTGAGAACCGGGGTCAGAGGGATTGCCCCACGGCACACCGCAAGGGCACGGGGGAGGCCGACTGCGGTACGGCACCACCGCGTGAGCCACCGCAGGATCGGTCGCACGGGGTTGCCAGGGCACACGAAACTGGCGACCCCGAACCAGACGCGTCGTGGTCTCCACCATCGGCGCCACCGAACCCACTCATCGACAGGTGCGTAGCTGAATCCACTCTAGCACGCGCTCATGAACACCGCAACTCTGTGCATCCTGTCACATACGCGACGTACACGAATCTAACCGCGTGAACTGTCAGGTCCGGGGTCGCGCCGTTGCTACGGTTGGATAGGGTCGTAGACCACCTCGGTGACCGTGAGGTCGATGTAGGAGAAGTCCCCGTCCGGCAGCATCCAACTCGCTCGAGCCCGGACGGGGAGCATCAGGCCGCCGCGCTCGCCGTACTCCAGGGCCTCGGCCGACCAGGTCGTCAACTCCTGCCCCCCGTCGACGCTGCGGTAGCGTTGGGCGACGAAGCGGGTGAAGCGGCCCTCGTCGTCGAAGTGCATGGTCCCGCTGACGCGCTGACCGTGGTCGGTGAGCGTCACCCGGACCGACTGCGCATCCAGCGACTCGAAGGCGATCTGCTCCCCGAGGAACCCGGTGGGGAGCCAGATCAACTCGCTCAAGTAGCGCATGAGCGCGCCCTGGTCCATCTCCGGCCCGCCGGCATCGGCCACGGTGACGACCCCACCGGCCTTGATCAGCATGTGCCCCACGCCGTCCAGATACATGTCCCGGCCACGCGCGACAGGGAGCGGGCCAAGCCGCACGGTGCCGTCCCAGACGAACCCGGGTGGGCGCACCGAGAAATACTGCTGTGCGGTGAGGGGCATCCAGGGCTGGCCGGGGCTGAGCCGCATCCGTCCAGTCTGCTTCAGATGGACCGTGCCGGCCATCGGCTTGCCGACGATGCCGCTGTACGCGAGATAGCGCCGCACCGGCTCAGGGAGATCGCTCAGCATGGTGTCGGTGACCACCCCCGCCGGGACGGGCTCCGCGCGAGTCAGCAGCGCCGTGACGTCGCGGCGGACCATGCGCGTCATTCCGCGCTGGCCGAGCGTCACTGAGGCCGAACCAACAGCCAGCCCCACCACGACGGCGCCGGTTATCCATCTCAGGAGTGTTTTCATGGCGCGATCCTCCGCTCCGTCCTGGCAAATTCCTCCGGCGCCTCCCGACTGCGGCGCGACCGTGCGACCTGCCCCGCGCTCAGCCCGCACTGCCCGCGAGTAGGGGCAGCTCGGTGGCGATCTCCCGGGCCCAGGCACGGATCGCGTCCCAGTCCCGAAAATCGCCCTCCGGTGCCTTGACCATCCTCACGATGAGCCGCTCGCCGATGCCCAGTCCACGCATGTCCAGCTTGCCGGCAAAGATGCGGTGCCCGCGGGCCTGGGTCGCCTGGATCAGGTCGTCCAGGCCGGCAGGGTCGCCCGTCGGCTTCGGATCGTCGTGGCCCAGCGGCCCGCTGCAGAAGAGCCAGACCGGGATGGCCGCCAGCCGTGCGCGGTGTCGGGTGACGAACTGCCGGGCCTCAGGCAGCCACTTTCCCATGTAGACGGCACTGCCGAGGACTACCGCATCGTACGATTCCAGGCTGTCGACATCCTCCGCGGCACGCAGGTCGACGACGTCACCGGCGGCCCGCACCTCAGCGGCAATCACCTCGGCGATCTCGTACGTGCTGCCGTGCCGGCTCGCGACGGCGATCAAGACGCGCATGGTGGAACCTCCTGCCCCGTCGGCGCGCGGGCGATGGATTTGCCCGCCGCGCCGCGGCTGCCGTGCGCTCAAGACACGGGCCGCGCCCGGTGCGCGCCGGTCACGATGAGGTACAGCAGGGCACACTCCAGTACGATCTGGACACCCTTCGACACCAGCCCGCCAGCGGAGAAGAGCACCGCCGGCCGGTCCAGGTAGCTCGTGAGGAAGATGAGGATCACGATCGCGTTGATCACAGCGCCGACCACCCAGAGCCAGCGGCGCCGGATCAGGATCAGCAGCCCACCCAGCACGTAGCCGCCCGCGGCTGCGAAGATGATCCCGGCCGGGCGCTCGGACGCGGCAAGGTCGCCGACAGTCAGCACCTCCAGGCCGATCAGCACGTAGCACAGGGCAGCCACTAGAGCCATCCCCGCGGCAAGCCACAGAGCACGGTCGGCAGTCCCGGCCCGAGCGGCCCGCCCCTGTCGAAGAGCAACCATCGTGGACCTCCCAGTCCCAGCCGCACTCGCACGCGGCCCGTACAGGTCGAGCGTATCTGGAGGCGCATGACAGATGTGCGTGGGAAGCCACCCGGAAATTGCAGGGTTGCAACAGGGAGATGGCGGCACTTTACGCGGCAGGGCGCGAGCGTGGTCGCCAGTACCGGGGGACGGCCGCGGCCCGCTCCGACGCCCGAGCCTCCCGGGTTGTCATATGGCGCCGGTTGGAAGAACGCGACGGGAGCGGTGGCCTCGCCTCCGCTGCCGGTACCCCGCGCTGCGGTATCATGCGCGTAGTCTGGTCAAGCGCCCCGGGGGCGCGAGCCGCACGAGGAAACGGGGTGTTCCATGCCGGCACGCAGTAAGGAGTTCCAGCGGCGCCTGGACGCCGCTGTCCGCGATCCGAATCTCGCCGTCGCCCTGCGGCGCTCTCTCTCGACCTTCCGCGACCGCCGGGCTGGAGCCTTCGCCCCGCTCGACTTCCCCGCCATGCAGGCCGACCTGCGACGGCGCAAGGAGGACGCGATCGCGCGGCTGCCGGAGCTGATCGAGCAGTTCACCCGCGAGGCGGAGGCGGTCGGCGCGGTCGTCCACCTGGCCAAGACGCCGGAGGACGCCTGCCGCATCATCGCCGACATCGCGACCGAGCGCGGCGTGAAGCTGGCGGTCAAGAGCAAGTCGATGGCGACCGAGGAGATCCGCCTCAACCCGGCGCTGGAGGCGCGCGGTATCCGGGTCGTCGAGACGGACCTGGGCGAGTGGATCGTGCAACTGGCGGGCGACCACCCCTCCCACCTGATCGCCCCAGCGATCCACATCACGCGCGAGCAGGTCGCTGAACTCTTCTCGAAGGAGACGGGACAGGAAGTCTCGCCGGAGGTGCAGGCGCTGGTCGGTGTCGCACGGCAGCGACTGCGGCAGGCCTTCATCGACGCCGACATGGGCATCACCGGCGCCAACGCGGCCATCGCCGAAACCGGAACCATCGCCATCGTCACCAATGAGGGGAACGACCGGCTGGTCGCCACCCTCCCCCCGGTGCACGTCGCGGTCCTCGGGGTGGAGAAGATCGTGCCGACCATCGACGACGTGGCCGCCATGCTGAAGCTGCTGCCGCGCTCGGGCACGGCGCAGAAGATCACCAGTTATGTCTCCTTCATCACCGGCCCGAGCCGAACGGCGGACATCGAGCTGGTGACGGCCATGGGCGTGCACGGGCCGAAGGAGGTCCATATCGTCCTGCTGGACAACGGGCGGCTGGCGGCGCGCGAAGACCCGGAGCTGGTCGACACGCTCTACTGCATCCGGTGCGGCGCGTGCTCGAACGTCTGCCCGCCCTACCAGGTCGTGGGCGGTCACCTCTTCGGCCACATCTATACCGGGCCGATCGGCTTGCCGCTGACCGCGCTGCACCACGGCTTGGACGCCGCGGCCGACCCGCAGAGCCTCTGTGTCTCCTGCAATGCCTGCGAGCTGGTCTGCCCGGCGGGTATCCCGATCCCCCGGCTGATCCTGGAGGTGCGCAGCCGCGTCACGGAGTCAATGGGACTGCCCACGCCGAAGGAGCAGGTGATGGCGCGCTGGCAGCACCCCAAGCGGGGTGACCGTTGGGCGCGGGCAGCCGCGCGCGGGGCGGCGCTGGTGGCACGGGACGGCTATATCGAGCGCATCCCCTTCCAGGGGGAACTGACGCGGGACCGCCACCTG
This genomic window from Sphaerobacter thermophilus DSM 20745 contains:
- the lysX gene encoding lysine biosynthesis protein LysX, with protein sequence MSSPIPNAPQAPRVAVVHGPLRAEERLLFAEFARRGIEVARIDDRRAVVDLTGQPWDYDVVIGRSVSQQRTLHTLAIAEGWGIPTLNRSEVVALCNDKLRTSAAIACAGLPQPRLLVAYTPEAALEAIESLGYPVVLKPPVGSWGRLLARVNNRAAAEALLEHKESLGAFHHGTFYIQEYVRKPGRDIRAFVVGDETICAIYRRSGHWITNTARGAEASNCVVTPEIAELCSAVARAVGGGVLAIDLFEDPDRGLLVNEVNATMEFRNSIHTTGVNIPGRIVDHALALAAQRAERREAAMAV
- a CDS encoding DUF1883 domain-containing protein gives rise to the protein MRFNYYDLGHRSRGEIVEVTLSGSAANVRLLDSLNFSRYRAHQRHRYIGGLVTRSPVLLQIPRSGRWYVTVDLNGLRGTVRSSVRVLPGALPPLRTP
- a CDS encoding Nramp family divalent metal transporter; protein product: MGHTRPPLDVDDLPEPEEVFKVPHIGPKQAITHVIGPSLIALGISIGSGEWLLAPLGVASYGFVGIGWIILISAVLQTFYNMEVSRYIMATGEVPILGFARVAPGAIFWVAISLAILYMANIWGGWAAGAGESLYVLFTGDLVDTPSERTTARFLAFGLMLLVLAITLVGRKIARTLELVNWVIVGFIVVTLLIVDLIVVPFSTWAAALRGLVTPALPPSGVDATVIGGIVGYTALSSGLNWYAMNYYRDHGYGMGYRVGFISGLIGGRQEEIAPVGKTFPDTPENERRWKRWFRLLMLDQWVVFFGGALIGIFLTTLLVSHLAGLPGEAAPTRETMPTYAADVLSRHYGSFFYYWALLMGFFVLFSTQIGIYEGLVRNVADGLYGTSERFRQFLAGDPRRFYYPYMAVLAVVIGIILFVALPVGLVLISANMANLGALIYPFLLMYLNSKLPGPARMRWWSYVILMLNVLFFGFFFINFAVSQLTGSPLVSF
- a CDS encoding DUF6544 family protein translates to MKTLLRWITGAVVVGLAVGSASVTLGQRGMTRMVRRDVTALLTRAEPVPAGVVTDTMLSDLPEPVRRYLAYSGIVGKPMAGTVHLKQTGRMRLSPGQPWMPLTAQQYFSVRPPGFVWDGTVRLGPLPVARGRDMYLDGVGHMLIKAGGVVTVADAGGPEMDQGALMRYLSELIWLPTGFLGEQIAFESLDAQSVRVTLTDHGQRVSGTMHFDDEGRFTRFVAQRYRSVDGGQELTTWSAEALEYGERGGLMLPVRARASWMLPDGDFSYIDLTVTEVVYDPIQP
- a CDS encoding flavodoxin domain-containing protein, coding for MRVLIAVASRHGSTYEIAEVIAAEVRAAGDVVDLRAAEDVDSLESYDAVVLGSAVYMGKWLPEARQFVTRHRARLAAIPVWLFCSGPLGHDDPKPTGDPAGLDDLIQATQARGHRIFAGKLDMRGLGIGERLIVRMVKAPEGDFRDWDAIRAWAREIATELPLLAGSAG
- a CDS encoding LUD domain-containing protein, which translates into the protein MPARSKEFQRRLDAAVRDPNLAVALRRSLSTFRDRRAGAFAPLDFPAMQADLRRRKEDAIARLPELIEQFTREAEAVGAVVHLAKTPEDACRIIADIATERGVKLAVKSKSMATEEIRLNPALEARGIRVVETDLGEWIVQLAGDHPSHLIAPAIHITREQVAELFSKETGQEVSPEVQALVGVARQRLRQAFIDADMGITGANAAIAETGTIAIVTNEGNDRLVATLPPVHVAVLGVEKIVPTIDDVAAMLKLLPRSGTAQKITSYVSFITGPSRTADIELVTAMGVHGPKEVHIVLLDNGRLAAREDPELVDTLYCIRCGACSNVCPPYQVVGGHLFGHIYTGPIGLPLTALHHGLDAAADPQSLCVSCNACELVCPAGIPIPRLILEVRSRVTESMGLPTPKEQVMARWQHPKRGDRWARAAARGAALVARDGYIERIPFQGELTRDRHLVAPARKPLRDRVRHLAGNRARQQPAPEPRFAGSQAAGLTVAYFPGCMVDRLMPEMGEATIQVLEACGCRVIFPPDQHCCGLVALNMGDRPRGRVMAEQTVRVLEEVEADWIVTNSTSCYAAMAQDYQHLFRDDPEWRERAARQAERLIDLTTFLDRVARLGPQQWTEPGPRVTYHDACQSYNALGIREAPRRIITEVLGLELVEMPESSVCCGFGGSFSVDYPQVSSAILGRKLDNALSTDAPVVVADNPGCLMQIRGGLHARRSPVRALHLAELIAERLGM